From the Roseibium salinum genome, one window contains:
- a CDS encoding HupE/UreJ family protein, whose protein sequence is MIIRLALAAALSVSAASPALAHVDPSVHGSFAAGFTHPLFGTDHVLAMIAVGLWAALLGGRALWALPTAFVGAMIAGFALSLAGAPLPYVEPLILASVIVFGVAVALALRLPLGFSAALVAAFGVCHGYAHGGEIGSAGEFGYAAGFVLATALLHAAGLLIGHGAHIAARNDPAWATRVIRGLGVVTALGGLYLTAG, encoded by the coding sequence ATGATAATCCGCCTGGCCCTTGCGGCCGCACTTTCCGTTTCTGCCGCCTCCCCCGCCCTGGCTCATGTGGACCCGTCCGTGCATGGCTCCTTTGCGGCGGGCTTCACCCATCCGTTGTTCGGGACGGATCACGTCCTTGCGATGATTGCCGTGGGTCTGTGGGCCGCTCTTCTCGGCGGGCGCGCGCTCTGGGCCCTGCCGACCGCGTTCGTGGGTGCGATGATCGCCGGATTTGCACTGTCCCTGGCCGGTGCACCGCTGCCCTATGTCGAGCCCCTCATCCTTGCATCGGTGATTGTCTTCGGTGTCGCGGTCGCGCTGGCCCTGCGCTTGCCACTCGGGTTCTCGGCGGCCCTTGTCGCCGCTTTCGGCGTCTGTCACGGATATGCTCATGGCGGTGAAATCGGCTCGGCCGGCGAATTCGGCTACGCAGCGGGATTTGTCCTTGCAACGGCGCTGTTGCATGCCGCAGGGCTGCTGATCGGCCATGGCGCGCATATCGCCGCCCGCAACGATCCGGCCTGGGCGACACGGGTCATCCGCGGTCTTGGCGTGGTAACCGCTCTTGGCGGCCTTTACCTGACCGCAGGTTAG
- the nadC gene encoding carboxylating nicotinate-nucleotide diphosphorylase, whose translation MSAKNLPCLPQLMIDDAVKAALLEDWGRAGDITSQATLPAEAQATAVISSRKPGVLAGIGFAESAFRQTDTALRFEQIGQDGDRLAAGDVVARIEGPARALLSAERVALNYLGHLSGIATATSRFADLIAHTKADIVCTRKTTPGLRAFEKYAVRCGGGANHRFGLDDAILIKDNHIAVAGGVALAVNAARAFAGHLVKIEVEVDTLEQLEEALTAGPDVVMLDNMPPEMLKQAVGIAAGRVLLEASGGIELDTVKAVAEAGVDLISSGWITHSAPVLDLGLDIAIS comes from the coding sequence ATGAGCGCTAAGAACCTGCCCTGCCTGCCGCAACTGATGATCGATGACGCGGTCAAGGCGGCGTTGCTGGAGGACTGGGGCCGGGCCGGCGACATAACCAGCCAGGCGACCCTTCCGGCGGAGGCTCAGGCAACCGCCGTCATCTCGTCCCGCAAACCCGGCGTTCTGGCAGGGATCGGATTTGCCGAAAGCGCCTTCCGGCAGACGGACACCGCCTTGCGTTTCGAGCAGATTGGCCAGGATGGCGACCGGCTTGCGGCGGGGGACGTGGTTGCCCGGATCGAAGGCCCCGCGCGCGCCCTGCTTTCCGCCGAACGCGTCGCCCTGAACTATCTCGGCCACCTGTCCGGCATCGCGACGGCAACGTCCAGGTTCGCCGACCTGATCGCGCATACGAAGGCGGATATAGTCTGCACCCGCAAGACGACGCCCGGTTTGCGCGCTTTCGAGAAATACGCGGTCAGATGCGGTGGCGGTGCCAATCACCGTTTCGGGCTGGATGACGCCATCCTGATCAAGGACAATCATATTGCCGTCGCCGGTGGCGTGGCCTTGGCCGTCAATGCGGCCAGGGCCTTCGCCGGGCACCTTGTCAAGATCGAGGTGGAAGTCGATACGCTGGAACAGCTGGAAGAGGCACTGACCGCCGGTCCCGATGTCGTCATGCTCGACAACATGCCGCCGGAAATGCTGAAGCAGGCGGTCGGCATCGCCGCGGGCCGGGTGCTGCTGGAGGCGTCCGGCGGCATCGAACTCGACACGGTCAAGGCCGTGGCCGAGGCCGGGGTGGACCTGATTTCCTCAGGCTGGATCACCCATTCGGCGCCAGTTCTGGATCTCGGGCTCGATATCGCGATCTCCTGA
- a CDS encoding L-aspartate oxidase, producing MAVSVADFAPAHLGKDVDDVVILGGGLAGLFCALKLSPRPVTVITNAPIGQGASSAWAQGGIAAAISEQDSVEKHRDDTLAAGCGICEQKIVDQMTREGSQRVHDLLSYGVPFDHDLEGRLKFSREAAHSQSRVVRVRGDMAGKAIMDALIGAVRKTPSIRILEDYIGETFLGEGRYVTGVLARRRGGIERLAFPARAVVLASGGIGHLFAMTTNPHEANGHGLAMAARAGAVIADAEFVQFHPTALDVGRDPAPLATEALRGEGATLVNRAGERFMARVHPDLELAPRDVVARAIFREIAAGRGAFLDCREAVGARFKDDFPTVYAAASAAGIDPATDLIPVAPAEHYHMGGVLTDANGRTSLDGLWAAGEVASTGAHGANRLASNSLLEAVVFAARIAEDIQGLMPTPRSAFWNEMDDEPGLPTQRNVEEREAITVLRETMSRNVGVLRDADSLKAALADIARSEKVCVRQSIRNMMVAGKIIAASALKRQESRGGHFRNDFPEENPDMAKRSYTTLKEVEAITAEALETA from the coding sequence ATGGCCGTCTCGGTAGCCGATTTTGCACCTGCCCATCTCGGCAAGGATGTGGATGATGTCGTCATACTGGGGGGAGGTCTCGCGGGCCTCTTCTGCGCGCTGAAGCTCAGTCCGCGACCCGTCACGGTGATCACCAATGCGCCGATCGGGCAGGGGGCGTCCTCGGCCTGGGCGCAGGGCGGCATCGCTGCGGCCATTTCCGAACAGGACTCGGTCGAAAAGCACCGGGACGACACGCTCGCGGCCGGTTGCGGGATCTGCGAGCAAAAGATCGTCGACCAGATGACCCGCGAGGGCAGCCAGCGGGTCCATGACCTGCTGTCCTATGGCGTTCCGTTCGACCACGACCTGGAGGGGCGGCTGAAATTCTCCCGCGAAGCGGCCCATTCCCAGAGCCGTGTTGTGCGCGTGCGCGGCGACATGGCCGGCAAGGCGATCATGGATGCGCTGATCGGCGCCGTCCGCAAGACCCCCTCCATCCGCATCCTTGAAGATTATATCGGCGAGACCTTCCTCGGCGAGGGCCGGTATGTGACCGGCGTCCTGGCACGCCGTCGTGGCGGCATCGAGCGCCTCGCCTTTCCGGCAAGGGCCGTCGTTCTGGCCTCCGGCGGTATCGGCCATCTCTTCGCCATGACCACCAACCCGCATGAGGCAAACGGCCACGGTCTTGCCATGGCCGCGCGGGCCGGGGCCGTGATCGCGGATGCCGAATTCGTCCAGTTCCACCCGACGGCACTGGATGTCGGCAGGGATCCGGCACCGCTTGCAACGGAAGCCTTGCGCGGCGAGGGAGCAACTCTCGTCAACCGGGCCGGAGAACGCTTCATGGCGCGCGTCCATCCGGATCTGGAACTTGCCCCGCGCGACGTCGTCGCCAGGGCGATCTTCAGGGAAATCGCGGCTGGCCGCGGTGCGTTCCTGGATTGCCGGGAAGCGGTCGGAGCCAGGTTCAAGGACGATTTCCCGACCGTTTATGCCGCCGCAAGCGCCGCGGGCATCGACCCGGCAACGGATCTGATCCCGGTCGCGCCTGCCGAGCACTACCACATGGGCGGCGTGCTGACCGATGCCAATGGACGCACATCGCTGGATGGCCTTTGGGCCGCGGGAGAAGTGGCCTCCACCGGCGCTCACGGGGCCAACCGGCTTGCGTCCAATTCCCTGCTGGAAGCTGTTGTCTTCGCCGCGCGTATCGCCGAGGACATTCAGGGGCTGATGCCGACCCCGCGCAGTGCCTTCTGGAACGAAATGGACGACGAGCCGGGCCTACCGACCCAGCGCAACGTGGAAGAGCGCGAAGCCATCACCGTGCTGCGTGAGACCATGTCGAGGAATGTCGGCGTGCTGCGCGATGCGGACAGTCTCAAAGCAGCGCTGGCGGATATCGCCAGGTCGGAAAAGGTCTGCGTGCGCCAGTCCATCAGAAACATGATGGTGGCCGGCAAGATCATCGCGGCCTCGGCCCTGAAGCGTCAGGAGAGCCGTGGCGGTCACTTCCGCAACGATTTTCCGGAGGAAAACCCGGATATGGCCAAAAGGTCCTACACCACGCTGAAAGAGGTCGAGGCGATTACCGCCGAGGCCCTCGAAACCGCCTGA
- the nadA gene encoding quinolinate synthase NadA → MTIAQTTVPVGAPIERGLTALERFGKLDRPDLRYTPEIAEATAPIYEKVKHIIPAIEWPALAPTIHAINELKKKRNAVVLAHNYMTPDIYHGVADIVGDSLQLAIEATRTDADVIVQCGVHFMAETSKILSPEKTVLIPDMKAGCSLAESITGADVRALRERNPGVPIITYVNTSAEVKAECDICCTSSNALQVVESFGVDKVFLIPDKYLAANVGNKTDVEVLTWDGACEVHERFTGQELRDYRKIEPGVKIIAHPECPPEVVAEADFSGSTAHMINWVKTERPKKVMMVTECSMADNVASETPGVDYIRPCNLCPHMKRITLDKILDALLEMKEEVVVDPAVAEKARVAVERMINLKI, encoded by the coding sequence ATGACCATTGCCCAGACAACTGTCCCGGTCGGCGCACCGATCGAACGCGGTCTGACTGCTTTGGAGCGCTTCGGCAAGCTGGATCGGCCGGATCTGCGCTATACGCCGGAGATCGCGGAAGCGACCGCGCCGATCTACGAAAAGGTCAAGCACATCATCCCGGCCATCGAATGGCCGGCCCTGGCGCCGACCATCCATGCGATCAACGAGCTGAAGAAGAAGCGCAACGCGGTCGTGCTGGCGCATAACTACATGACACCCGACATCTATCACGGTGTCGCGGACATCGTCGGCGACAGCCTGCAGCTCGCCATCGAGGCAACCCGGACGGACGCCGATGTGATTGTCCAGTGCGGCGTGCACTTCATGGCCGAAACTTCGAAGATCCTGAGCCCGGAAAAGACAGTCCTCATTCCGGACATGAAGGCGGGCTGTTCGCTGGCCGAATCGATCACCGGAGCCGACGTGCGGGCCCTGCGCGAACGCAATCCGGGCGTGCCGATCATCACCTATGTGAACACATCTGCGGAAGTGAAGGCCGAGTGCGACATCTGCTGCACCTCTTCAAATGCTCTGCAGGTGGTCGAAAGCTTCGGCGTCGACAAGGTGTTCCTGATTCCGGACAAATACCTGGCGGCGAATGTCGGCAACAAGACCGATGTCGAGGTCCTGACCTGGGACGGCGCCTGCGAGGTCCATGAGCGCTTCACCGGGCAGGAACTTCGCGACTACCGCAAGATCGAGCCGGGCGTGAAGATCATCGCGCACCCGGAATGCCCGCCCGAGGTCGTGGCGGAAGCCGATTTCTCCGGCTCGACCGCCCATATGATCAACTGGGTCAAGACCGAGCGGCCCAAGAAGGTGATGATGGTCACCGAGTGCTCGATGGCCGACAACGTCGCCAGCGAGACGCCGGGGGTCGATTACATCCGCCCGTGCAACCTGTGCCCGCACATGAAGCGGATCACGCTGGACAAGATTCTCGACGCATTGCTCGAGATGAAGGAAGAAGTTGTGGTTGACCCTGCGGTCGCCGAAAAGGCCCGCGTCGCCGTGGAGCGGATGATCAACTTGAAAATCTGA
- a CDS encoding MFS transporter, with translation MTAAVPAGRAGPNIPLVIACGCLIALISFGPRSAMGLFFQPMTEARDWNREIFALAIAIQNLMWGIGQPVAGMMADRFGTWKTMTIGAVLYAAGLILMIDATSAVALHVSAGVLIGLGIAFSSFSLVLASFGRAVTPAQRSLAFGIGTASGSLGQFLFAPLGGALIANIGWQDTLIVFTGLIALVPFLAIALKGKSEYPKGGNPAHDQKLMSAMAEAFGTRGFILLTLGFFVCGFHVAFITVHLPPYIADLGLDPAWGATAIALIGLCNVVGSLASGYIGGRYSKPMFLSLIYIGRAIAIFAFIMLPVTPVSVLVFSGVMGLLWLSTVPPTSGLVAVMFGPRYMATLFGFVFLSHQIGAFLGVWLGGRLYDETGSYDAIWWCGIALGIFAAIIHWPIEEKPVPRLAQQAAE, from the coding sequence ATGACTGCTGCGGTCCCAGCCGGACGTGCCGGCCCGAACATTCCGCTGGTGATTGCCTGCGGCTGTCTGATTGCGCTGATTTCCTTCGGGCCACGCTCGGCGATGGGGCTGTTTTTCCAGCCCATGACCGAGGCGCGCGACTGGAACCGCGAAATCTTCGCGCTGGCGATTGCCATCCAGAATCTGATGTGGGGCATCGGCCAGCCGGTCGCCGGCATGATGGCCGACCGCTTCGGCACATGGAAGACCATGACGATCGGCGCCGTTCTCTACGCGGCCGGCCTGATCCTGATGATCGATGCCACAAGCGCGGTCGCCCTCCACGTCTCCGCCGGCGTGCTCATCGGTCTCGGCATCGCGTTTTCGTCGTTTTCCCTGGTCCTGGCCTCCTTCGGTCGCGCCGTGACGCCGGCACAGCGTTCGCTCGCCTTCGGCATCGGAACGGCGTCCGGTTCGCTCGGACAGTTCCTGTTCGCACCGCTTGGCGGGGCGCTGATCGCCAATATCGGCTGGCAGGACACGCTGATCGTCTTCACCGGGCTGATCGCCCTCGTGCCGTTTCTGGCCATCGCGCTCAAGGGGAAGTCGGAATACCCGAAGGGCGGCAATCCGGCGCACGATCAAAAGCTGATGTCCGCCATGGCGGAAGCTTTCGGCACCAGGGGCTTCATTCTGCTGACCCTCGGCTTCTTCGTCTGCGGGTTTCACGTCGCCTTCATCACCGTCCACCTGCCGCCCTATATCGCCGATCTCGGTCTGGATCCGGCCTGGGGAGCCACCGCGATTGCGCTGATCGGCCTGTGCAACGTCGTCGGCTCGCTCGCCTCCGGCTATATCGGCGGCCGCTATTCGAAGCCGATGTTCCTGTCGCTGATCTATATCGGACGGGCGATCGCGATCTTCGCCTTCATCATGCTGCCGGTCACGCCGGTTTCGGTGCTGGTCTTTTCCGGCGTCATGGGGCTGCTGTGGCTTTCCACCGTGCCGCCGACATCCGGGCTCGTCGCGGTCATGTTCGGCCCGCGCTACATGGCCACCCTGTTCGGCTTCGTGTTCCTCTCCCACCAGATCGGCGCCTTCCTCGGCGTCTGGCTGGGCGGCAGGCTCTATGACGAAACCGGCTCCTATGACGCCATCTGGTGGTGCGGCATTGCCCTCGGCATCTTCGCGGCAATCATCCACTGGCCGATCGAGGAAAAACCGGTGCCACGGCTGGCACAGCAGGCAGCGGAATAG
- a CDS encoding type II toxin-antitoxin system death-on-curing family toxin, which produces MKLPGEPEWLSFDQLAEIIEVVAELYPSHRVELIRPDDLAAALERPVNRYHYGGTGSRFLLASEYVYGIGKAHALVDGNKRVAFQSALVFLELNATRLNEPADEFFAVYIKALMADRINIEMLSTVFSVFSENLDS; this is translated from the coding sequence ATGAAACTGCCGGGAGAGCCGGAGTGGCTGTCCTTCGATCAGCTTGCGGAAATCATAGAAGTTGTCGCGGAACTCTATCCTTCCCACCGTGTGGAACTCATTCGCCCGGATGATCTTGCCGCCGCATTGGAACGCCCCGTGAATAGATACCACTATGGGGGAACAGGCAGCCGATTCTTGCTTGCAAGCGAATATGTCTATGGGATCGGAAAGGCTCATGCACTGGTTGACGGGAACAAACGGGTGGCGTTCCAGTCAGCCCTGGTGTTTCTCGAACTGAACGCCACGCGACTAAATGAGCCGGCCGACGAGTTCTTTGCAGTTTATATTAAAGCGCTCATGGCGGATCGCATCAATATTGAGATGCTATCAACGGTCTTCTCTGTATTTTCCGAGAACCTCGATTCCTAG
- the glyS gene encoding glycine--tRNA ligase subunit beta — MPDLLLELFSEEIPARMQRKAAEDLKSLVTNALVDAGLHYEGARAFATPRRLALHVAGIPAGSAATREERKGPRVGSPEKAVEGFLRGAGLSSIEEASVHSDPKKGDFYVAVIEKPGRAAIDIIADFMPGILRNFPWPKSMRWGSASTRWVRPLHSIVATFGPETEEPDVVPFEFDGIQAGKTTRGHRFLANEAFGVRRFDDYATGLEKHKVVLDADRRKDMILNDAKDRALALGLDLVEDPGLLEEVAGLVEWPVVLTGTFDEDFLTIPDECIRLTIRANQKCFVLKNPATGRLANQFVLVSNIVAADGGKMIVAGNEKVIRARLSDARFFWDTDLKTDLSANLPKLDEVKFHEKLGSVGERVQRLIALSAELAPLVGADDARARRAAELAKADLVSQMVYEFPELQGLMGRYYALAQGEDASVAAAIEEHYKPQGPTDSVPSDPVAIAVALAEKLDLLAGFWAIDEKPTGSKDPYALRRAALGVIRIVLENNLRLGLGEAILSASNRLSVKTEDPTALVADLLTFFADRLKVHLKDEGARHDLIDAVFALDGQDDLLMVVRRVEALGAFISSDDGANLLAGYKRAVNILKAEEKKDGEPVTGRPHADHFLEQAEIDLAAAIDTARAEAARAVEAEDFEGAMEALSRLRAPVDRFFEEILVNADDPALRMNRLRLLDEIRDATHVVADFSKVAG, encoded by the coding sequence ATGCCCGATCTTCTTCTTGAGCTGTTCAGCGAAGAAATTCCGGCCCGTATGCAACGCAAGGCGGCCGAAGATCTGAAATCGCTTGTGACCAATGCCTTGGTGGACGCCGGTTTGCATTATGAGGGCGCACGCGCCTTTGCCACGCCGCGGCGCCTGGCGCTGCATGTCGCCGGCATTCCGGCCGGCTCCGCTGCCACCCGGGAGGAGCGCAAGGGCCCGCGCGTCGGTTCCCCGGAAAAGGCGGTCGAAGGATTTTTGCGCGGTGCGGGCCTGTCTTCCATCGAGGAGGCAAGTGTTCACAGCGACCCCAAGAAGGGCGACTTCTATGTGGCGGTGATCGAAAAGCCGGGCCGCGCCGCGATCGACATCATCGCGGATTTCATGCCGGGCATCCTGCGCAATTTCCCTTGGCCGAAATCCATGCGCTGGGGATCTGCCTCCACACGCTGGGTTCGCCCGCTCCATTCCATCGTCGCGACCTTCGGCCCGGAAACGGAAGAACCGGATGTCGTCCCCTTCGAATTTGACGGCATCCAGGCCGGCAAGACGACCCGCGGCCACCGGTTCCTCGCCAATGAGGCCTTCGGCGTGCGCCGGTTCGACGACTACGCCACCGGTCTGGAGAAGCACAAGGTCGTGCTCGACGCGGACCGGCGAAAGGACATGATCCTCAACGACGCCAAGGACCGGGCGCTGGCGCTGGGGCTGGACCTGGTCGAGGATCCGGGCCTTCTGGAAGAGGTTGCGGGCCTGGTGGAATGGCCCGTGGTCCTGACCGGCACGTTCGACGAGGACTTCCTGACGATCCCGGACGAGTGCATCCGGCTGACCATCCGTGCCAACCAGAAATGCTTCGTCCTGAAGAACCCGGCGACCGGGCGGCTTGCCAACCAATTCGTGCTGGTGTCGAACATCGTCGCCGCGGACGGCGGCAAGATGATCGTCGCCGGCAACGAGAAGGTAATCAGGGCACGGCTTTCGGACGCGCGCTTCTTCTGGGATACGGACCTGAAGACCGATCTCTCCGCCAACCTGCCGAAGCTGGACGAAGTCAAGTTCCACGAAAAACTGGGCAGCGTCGGCGAGCGCGTGCAGCGCCTGATCGCGCTTTCCGCCGAACTGGCGCCGCTCGTCGGCGCCGATGACGCAAGAGCCAGGCGGGCCGCCGAACTTGCCAAGGCGGATCTTGTCTCGCAGATGGTCTATGAGTTTCCCGAGCTGCAGGGCCTGATGGGGCGCTACTATGCGCTCGCCCAGGGCGAAGACGCCTCGGTGGCAGCGGCCATTGAGGAACACTACAAACCGCAGGGCCCCACCGACAGCGTGCCGTCGGACCCGGTCGCCATCGCCGTTGCACTGGCGGAAAAGCTGGACCTGCTCGCCGGCTTCTGGGCCATCGATGAAAAACCGACCGGCTCCAAGGACCCTTACGCGCTGCGCCGCGCCGCGCTTGGCGTGATCCGGATCGTTCTGGAAAACAATCTGAGGCTCGGGCTCGGAGAGGCCATCCTGTCGGCCTCGAACCGGCTCTCTGTCAAAACCGAAGATCCGACAGCGCTCGTTGCCGACCTGCTCACCTTCTTCGCCGACCGCCTGAAGGTGCACCTGAAGGACGAGGGCGCCCGTCACGACCTGATCGATGCCGTCTTCGCGCTGGATGGGCAGGACGACCTGCTCATGGTGGTCAGGCGCGTCGAGGCGCTCGGCGCGTTCATTTCCTCCGATGACGGCGCGAACCTGCTTGCCGGCTACAAGCGCGCGGTCAATATCCTGAAGGCGGAAGAGAAGAAGGACGGCGAGCCGGTCACCGGCAGGCCGCATGCGGATCACTTCCTGGAACAGGCGGAAATCGACCTCGCCGCCGCCATCGACACGGCCCGCGCCGAAGCCGCCAGGGCCGTCGAGGCCGAGGATTTCGAGGGCGCCATGGAAGCCCTTTCCAGGCTGCGCGCGCCCGTGGACAGGTTCTTCGAAGAGATACTAGTCAATGCGGACGACCCGGCGCTGCGCATGAACCGCCTGCGTCTCCTCGACGAGATCCGCGACGCGACCCATGTTGTGGCGGATTTCTCCAAGGTGGCCGGGTAG
- a CDS encoding putative bifunctional diguanylate cyclase/phosphodiesterase, with the protein MVALLSVVIVSFTSLQISIYAFPDAIPGYGPRNFEIFASVLLFVAVFGLGYGIWATRQLQKELKVRSSAHSEALELAQHDPLTGLPNRRRLLAAFGDLTRGLDPDSFRAVMMLDLDGFKPINDVYGHAFGDNLLRSFADRLSETVGKEGIVARLGGDEFAIVSPIFRDKSEASGFARRLLTRIGDRFEIGGRQISVGTGIGIALHPQDGYAITELLRRADIALYRAKSSGRSTYRFFEVDMDASILHRTLLEQRLRLAIADGAVLVHFQPILDMDTSRIAGFEALARWSDSDFGDVQPEEFIPIAEDCGIIHELTRHLLAQACEAAKSWPEELYLSFNLSPVQLQDLSLPDQIVAILEECGLPAKRLSLEITETSLVKNPETARRILTDLTEAGIFIALDDFGAGHSSLSYLRDFPIRKVKIDKSFTERMLVDKQCAAIVEAILVLSKGLDIDAVAEGVEQNDVHKALSSAGCHYGQGFLYAAAVSADEAIGLIASQKDGCLPFGEKTDAA; encoded by the coding sequence ATGGTTGCACTTCTCTCCGTAGTAATCGTCAGTTTTACCAGCCTTCAGATCTCCATCTACGCATTTCCCGACGCGATACCAGGCTATGGTCCCCGAAATTTCGAGATCTTTGCAAGCGTGCTGCTTTTCGTTGCCGTTTTCGGCCTCGGATACGGCATATGGGCGACCCGGCAGCTGCAGAAGGAGCTGAAGGTCAGGTCTTCGGCCCATTCGGAGGCGCTGGAACTTGCCCAGCATGATCCGCTCACCGGCCTGCCGAACCGGCGCCGACTTCTGGCCGCCTTTGGCGATCTGACGCGTGGGCTGGACCCCGATAGTTTCCGGGCGGTCATGATGCTCGACCTGGACGGCTTCAAGCCCATCAACGATGTCTACGGCCATGCGTTCGGCGACAATCTCCTGCGCAGCTTCGCCGACCGGCTCAGCGAAACCGTGGGCAAGGAAGGCATCGTGGCGCGCCTGGGCGGCGATGAATTCGCCATCGTCTCACCCATCTTCCGGGACAAATCCGAAGCCTCGGGGTTTGCCCGGCGCCTCCTGACGCGGATCGGCGACCGGTTCGAAATCGGCGGCCGGCAGATTTCGGTGGGTACCGGCATCGGCATCGCTCTTCATCCGCAGGACGGCTACGCAATCACCGAACTTCTGCGCCGGGCCGACATCGCCCTTTACCGGGCCAAGTCCTCCGGACGTTCGACCTACCGTTTCTTCGAAGTGGACATGGACGCCTCGATCCTGCACCGGACCCTGCTGGAGCAGCGGCTGCGCCTGGCGATCGCGGATGGGGCGGTCCTGGTGCACTTCCAGCCCATCCTGGACATGGACACCAGCCGCATTGCCGGGTTCGAGGCTCTGGCGCGCTGGTCCGACAGTGATTTCGGCGATGTACAGCCCGAAGAGTTCATACCGATCGCGGAAGATTGCGGCATCATCCATGAGTTGACCCGTCACCTCCTGGCACAAGCCTGCGAAGCGGCAAAATCCTGGCCGGAAGAGCTCTATCTCTCCTTCAACCTGTCTCCCGTGCAGCTGCAGGACCTGTCCCTTCCCGACCAGATCGTTGCTATCCTGGAAGAATGCGGCCTTCCCGCAAAGAGACTGTCGCTGGAAATCACCGAAACCTCGCTGGTCAAGAACCCGGAAACAGCCAGGCGCATTCTGACGGACCTGACCGAAGCGGGCATCTTCATTGCGCTCGACGATTTCGGAGCCGGTCATTCCAGCCTGAGCTACCTGCGGGATTTTCCAATCAGGAAAGTGAAGATCGACAAGTCGTTCACCGAGCGCATGCTGGTCGACAAGCAATGTGCCGCGATCGTCGAGGCCATCCTGGTCCTGTCAAAGGGCCTCGACATCGACGCGGTGGCAGAAGGTGTGGAACAGAACGACGTCCACAAGGCCCTGAGCTCCGCCGGTTGCCATTACGGCCAGGGCTTCCTTTATGCCGCTGCAGTGTCCGCGGACGAGGCCATCGGGCTTATTGCCTCGCAAAAGGACGGCTGCCTGCCTTTCGGCGAAAAAACGGACGCGGCCTGA